One segment of Macaca fascicularis isolate 582-1 chromosome 4, T2T-MFA8v1.1 DNA contains the following:
- the GCM1 gene encoding chorion-specific transcription factor GCMa isoform X2: MRNTNNHNSRILKKSCLGVVVCGRDCLAEEGRKIYLRPAICDKARQKQQRKRCPNCDGPLKLIPCRGHGGFPVTNFWRHDGRFIFFQSKGEHDHPKPETKLEAEARRAMKKVHTAPSSVSLSLKGGTETRSLPGETQSQGSLPLTWSFQEGVQLPGSYSGHLIANTPQQNSLNDCFSFSKSYGLGGITDLTDQTSTVDPTKLYEKRKLSSSRTYSSGDLLPPSASGVYSDHGDLQTWSKNAALGRNHLNDNCYSNYPFPLTSWPCSFSPSQNSSEPFYQQIPLEPPAAKTGCPPLWPNPGGNLYEEKVHVDFNSYVQSPAYHSPQEDPFLFTYASHPHQQYSLPSKSSKWDFEEEMTYLGLDHCNSEMLLNLCPLR; the protein is encoded by the exons aTGCGCAACACCAACAACCACAACTCCCGCATCCTCAAGAAGTcctgcctgggtgtggtggtgtgcggcCGCGACTGCCTCGCAGAGGAGGGACGCAAGATCTACCTGAGACCTGCCATCTGTGACAAGGCCCGGCAGAAGCAGCAGC GGAAACGCTGTCCCAACTGTGATGGGCCTCTGAAGCTCATCCCTTGCCGAGGTCACGGGGGCTTCCCGGTCACCAACTTCTGGAGGCACGACGGACGCTTTATATTTTTCCAG TCAAAGGGAGAGCATGATCATCCAAAACCAGAAACCAAGTTGGAAGCGGAGGCAAGAAGAGCCATGAAGAAAGTGCATACAGCACCTTCCTCCGTCTCCTTGAGCCTGAAGGGGGGCACAGAGACCAGG TCTCTTCCAGGTGAAACACAAAGTCAGGGGAGTTTACCTTTAACTTGGTCTTTCCAGGAAGGCGTCCAACTGCCTGGTAGTTACAGTGGACATCTAATAGCTAACACTCCTCAGCAGAACTCACTAAATGATTGCTTTTCCTTCTCCAAGAGTTATGGTCTGGGAGGAATCACAGATCTGACTGACCAGACTTCCACTGTGGACCCCACGAAGCTCTATGAAAAGCGTAAATTGTCCAGTAGCAGAACCTACAGTAGTGGAGACCTGCTTCCTCCTTCTGCCTCCGGAGTCTACTCTGATCACGGCGATCTGCAGACGTGGAGTAAAAATGCTGCTTTGGGGAGAAATCATCTTAATGACAACTGTTATTCCAATTATCCTTTTCCTCTGACCAGCTGGCCTTGCAGCTTCTCTCCTTCCCAAAACTCTTCAGAACCCTTTTACCAGCAGATTCCACTGGAGCCACCTGCAGCCAAAACTGGCTGTCCCCCATTATGGCCAAATCCAGGGGGGAATCTTTATGAAGAGAAAGTACATGTGGATTTTAACAGCTACGTCCAGTCCCCTGCATACCATTCACCTCAGGAAGACCCCTTTCTCTTCACCTATGCCTCTCATCCTCATCAGCAATATTCACTGCCAAGCAAGAGCAGCAAATGGGATTTTGAGGAAGAAATGACATACTTGGGTTTGGATCACTGCAACAGTGAGATGCTTCTGAACCTGTGTCCTCTGAGATGA
- the GCM1 gene encoding chorion-specific transcription factor GCMa isoform X1 produces the protein MEPDDFDSEDKEILSWDINDVKLPQNVKKTDWFQEWPDSYAKHIYSSEDKNAQRHLSSWAMRNTNNHNSRILKKSCLGVVVCGRDCLAEEGRKIYLRPAICDKARQKQQRKRCPNCDGPLKLIPCRGHGGFPVTNFWRHDGRFIFFQSKGEHDHPKPETKLEAEARRAMKKVHTAPSSVSLSLKGGTETRSLPGETQSQGSLPLTWSFQEGVQLPGSYSGHLIANTPQQNSLNDCFSFSKSYGLGGITDLTDQTSTVDPTKLYEKRKLSSSRTYSSGDLLPPSASGVYSDHGDLQTWSKNAALGRNHLNDNCYSNYPFPLTSWPCSFSPSQNSSEPFYQQIPLEPPAAKTGCPPLWPNPGGNLYEEKVHVDFNSYVQSPAYHSPQEDPFLFTYASHPHQQYSLPSKSSKWDFEEEMTYLGLDHCNSEMLLNLCPLR, from the exons ATGGAACCTGATGACTTTGATTCTGAAGACAAAGAGATATTAAGCTGGGATATTAATGATGTGAAGCTGCCACAG AACGTGAAAAAGACTGACTGGTTCCAGGAGTGGCCAGATTCCTATGCCAAACACATCTACAGCTCGGAGGACAAGAATGCACAGCGgcacctgagcagctgggccaTGCGCAACACCAACAACCACAACTCCCGCATCCTCAAGAAGTcctgcctgggtgtggtggtgtgcggcCGCGACTGCCTCGCAGAGGAGGGACGCAAGATCTACCTGAGACCTGCCATCTGTGACAAGGCCCGGCAGAAGCAGCAGC GGAAACGCTGTCCCAACTGTGATGGGCCTCTGAAGCTCATCCCTTGCCGAGGTCACGGGGGCTTCCCGGTCACCAACTTCTGGAGGCACGACGGACGCTTTATATTTTTCCAG TCAAAGGGAGAGCATGATCATCCAAAACCAGAAACCAAGTTGGAAGCGGAGGCAAGAAGAGCCATGAAGAAAGTGCATACAGCACCTTCCTCCGTCTCCTTGAGCCTGAAGGGGGGCACAGAGACCAGG TCTCTTCCAGGTGAAACACAAAGTCAGGGGAGTTTACCTTTAACTTGGTCTTTCCAGGAAGGCGTCCAACTGCCTGGTAGTTACAGTGGACATCTAATAGCTAACACTCCTCAGCAGAACTCACTAAATGATTGCTTTTCCTTCTCCAAGAGTTATGGTCTGGGAGGAATCACAGATCTGACTGACCAGACTTCCACTGTGGACCCCACGAAGCTCTATGAAAAGCGTAAATTGTCCAGTAGCAGAACCTACAGTAGTGGAGACCTGCTTCCTCCTTCTGCCTCCGGAGTCTACTCTGATCACGGCGATCTGCAGACGTGGAGTAAAAATGCTGCTTTGGGGAGAAATCATCTTAATGACAACTGTTATTCCAATTATCCTTTTCCTCTGACCAGCTGGCCTTGCAGCTTCTCTCCTTCCCAAAACTCTTCAGAACCCTTTTACCAGCAGATTCCACTGGAGCCACCTGCAGCCAAAACTGGCTGTCCCCCATTATGGCCAAATCCAGGGGGGAATCTTTATGAAGAGAAAGTACATGTGGATTTTAACAGCTACGTCCAGTCCCCTGCATACCATTCACCTCAGGAAGACCCCTTTCTCTTCACCTATGCCTCTCATCCTCATCAGCAATATTCACTGCCAAGCAAGAGCAGCAAATGGGATTTTGAGGAAGAAATGACATACTTGGGTTTGGATCACTGCAACAGTGAGATGCTTCTGAACCTGTGTCCTCTGAGATGA